The following are from one region of the Mauremys reevesii isolate NIE-2019 linkage group 2, ASM1616193v1, whole genome shotgun sequence genome:
- the ZNF703 gene encoding zinc finger protein 703, with protein sequence MSGSPAGSNPRTSQSSGAESAPSPAAAAACPALSHLPPADPLRQANRLPIRVLKMLSAHTGHLLHPEYLQPLSSTPVSPIELDAKKSPLALLAQTCSQIGKPDPPPSSKLNAVTANGLPGADKESGARSTSSALKQLGGGGDSPAEDKSSFKPYSKAGGDPRKEGGSAGAGPGADKAGFRVPSATCPPFPPHAAAASSPGGSRGSSPQHGDCKGQEDKKEPEAAAKPSPEAAPGPGGSGLSRPGGGAGSADTGAHGEAASGRKSEPPALAPAGHVAPVSPYKPGHSVFPLPPSSIGYHGSIVGAYAGYPSQFVPGLDPTKAGLVSSQLPGTLGLPGKPPSSSPLTGASPPSFMQGLCRDPYCLSYHSASHLGTSNCSSCVHDPGSLKSGYPLVYPTHPLHSVHTTLSSSATPSLPSHPLYTYGFMLQNDPLPHICNWVSASGPCDKRFATSEELLTHLRTHTALPGAEKLLAGYPTSGLGSAASCHLHLPPTAPGSPNTLPGSLSLRSPHTLGLNRYHPYGKSHLPTAGALPVPSLPAAGPYYSPYALYGQRLTSASALGYQ encoded by the exons ATGAGCGGTTCGCCCGCTGGATCTAACCCAAGGACATCGCAGAGCAGCGGAGCGGAGAGCGCACcgtcccctgcagcagcagcagcctgtccGGCACTCTCTCACCTGCCCCCGGCGGACCCCCTGCGCCAGGCGAACCGGCTCCCCATCAGGGTCCTGAAGATGCTCAGCGCCCACACCGGCCACCTCCTGCACCCGGAATACCTGCAGCCTCTCTCCTCCACGCCCGTCAGCCCCATCGAG CTGGACGCTAAGAAGAGCCCGCTGGCGCTCCTGGCACAAACCTGCTCCCAGATCGGCAAGCCGGACCCGCCGCCTTCCTCCAAGCTCAACGCGGTGACCGCCAACGGGCTGCCCGGCGCGGACAAGGAGTCGGGCGCCCGCTCCACCTCCTCCGCCCTCAAGCAGCTGGGCGGCGGCGGCGACTCCCCGGCCGAGGACAAGTCCAGCTTCAAGCCCTACTCCAAAGCCGGCGGGGACCCCCGCAAGGAGGGCGGCTCGGCGGGCGCGGGCCCCGGCGCGGACAAGGCAGGGTTCCGGGTGCCCAGCGCCACCTGCCCGCCCTTCCCGCCGCATGCggccgccgcctcctccccgggcgggtcccggggcagcTCCCCGCAGCACGGAGACTGCAAGGGCCAGGAGGACAAGAAGGAGCCCGAGGCGGCGGCCAAGCCCAGCCCGGAAGCGGCGCCGGGGCCCGGGGGCAGCGGCTTGAGCCGGCCCGGCGGGGGCGCAGGGAGCGCAGACACCGGGGCGCACGGCGAGGCCGCCTCGGGGCGCAAATCGGAGCCTCCGGCCCTGGCGCCCGCCGGCCACGTGGCCCCGGTGTCCCCCTACAAGCCGGGCCACTCcgtcttccccctgcccccttccagcATCGGCTACCACGGGTCCATCGTTGGGGCTTACGCCGGCTACCCGTCCCAGTTCGTGCCCGGCCTGGATCCTACTAAAGCCGGCCTGGTGAGCAGCCAGCTGCCGGGGACCTTGGGCTTGCCCGGCAAgccgcccagctccagcccgcTGACCGGGGCCTCCCCGCCCTCCTTCATGCAGGGATTATGCCGAGACCCCTATTGCTTGAGCTACCACAGCGCCTCGCACCTGGGCACCAGCAACTGCTCCAGCTGCGTGCACGACCCTGGCAGCCTGAAAAGCGGATACCCCCTGGTgtaccccacacaccccctgcactCCGTCCACAccaccctgtcctccagcgccaCCCCGAGcctgcccagccaccccctctacACCTACGGCTTCATGCTCCAGAACGACCCCTTACCCCACATATGCAACTGGGTGTCTGCCAGTGGACCCTGCGACAAGAGGTTTGCCACCTCGGAGGAACTGCTCACCCACCTACGGACCCACACGGCTCTGCCCGGGGCGGAGAAACTCTTGGCTGGCTACCCTACCTCTGGTCTTGGCTCCGCGGCATCctgccacctccacctcccacccactgccccagggAGCCCCAACACTTTACCGGGATCCCTGTCTTTGAGGAGCCCACACACTTTGGGACTAAACAGGTACCACCCTTATGGCAAGAGCCACTTGCCCACAGCCGgtgctctgccagtgccctccTTGCCAGCAGCTGGACCCTACTACTCTCCATACGCGCTGTATGGCCAAAGACTAACTTCAGCTTCCGCGCTTGGATATCAGTAA